A region from the Nocardioides exalbidus genome encodes:
- a CDS encoding 5'-3' exonuclease: protein MASGDRLMLLDTASLYFRAFFGVPDSVKAPDGTPVNAVRGLMDFISRLVGEYDPSHLVCCWDDDWRPQWRVDLIPSYKAHRVVTEVPGPRPDVEEVPDPLEAQIPIIVDVLEAFGIARIGHPEMEADDVIGTLATGAGMPVDIVTGDRDLFQLVDDEAAVRVLYVARGVSKHERVDNAWVRHKYGVDARHYADLATLRGDASDGLPGVAGVGDKTAATLLNRFGSIDAVVAAASDPESDMGPGPRGKIKAALDYLDVAPEVVAVRRDLDLGSSDLARPRTPADHDAVVALDERWDLGSSAVRLVQALSGSD from the coding sequence ATGGCCTCCGGTGACCGCCTCATGCTGCTCGACACCGCCTCGCTCTACTTCCGCGCGTTCTTCGGCGTCCCCGACTCGGTGAAGGCGCCCGACGGCACGCCGGTCAACGCGGTGCGCGGCCTGATGGACTTCATCAGCCGCCTGGTGGGGGAGTACGACCCCAGCCACCTCGTGTGCTGCTGGGACGACGACTGGCGCCCGCAGTGGCGCGTCGACCTCATCCCGTCCTACAAGGCCCACCGCGTGGTGACCGAGGTGCCCGGCCCGAGGCCGGACGTCGAGGAGGTGCCCGACCCGCTCGAGGCGCAGATCCCGATCATCGTCGACGTGCTCGAGGCGTTCGGCATCGCCCGGATCGGCCACCCCGAGATGGAGGCCGACGACGTGATCGGCACGCTCGCCACCGGCGCCGGCATGCCGGTCGACATCGTCACCGGCGACCGCGACCTGTTCCAGCTCGTCGACGACGAGGCGGCCGTGCGGGTGCTCTACGTCGCCCGCGGTGTGAGCAAGCACGAGCGGGTCGACAACGCGTGGGTGCGTCACAAGTACGGCGTCGACGCCCGCCACTACGCCGACCTGGCGACCCTGCGCGGTGACGCCTCCGACGGCCTCCCGGGTGTGGCCGGCGTGGGGGACAAGACCGCCGCGACGCTCCTCAACCGGTTCGGCTCGATCGACGCGGTCGTCGCGGCCGCGAGCGACCCTGAGTCCGACATGGGCCCCGGTCCGCGCGGGAAGATCAAGGCGGCGCTCGACTACCTCGACGTCGCGCCCGAGGTGGTCGCCGTACGCCGTGACCTCGACCTCGGCTCCTCCGACCTCGCCCGACCACGCACGCCGGCCGACCACGACGCCGTCGTCGCGCTCGACGAGCGCTGGGACCTGGGCTCGTCGGCCGTGAGACTCGTGCAGGCCCTGTCCGGTTCGGACTAG
- a CDS encoding Lrp/AsnC family transcriptional regulator, producing the protein MSSPEVESKDRQILSLLAADGRMSFTDLGKATDLSTSAVHQRVKRLEQRGLITGYGATVDHDQLGRPLTAFISITPIDPSQPDDYPERLVGIPEIESCWSVAGEESYILKIRVATPRDLEDLLARIRGAASVSTRTTIVLSTPYENRPIG; encoded by the coding sequence GTGAGTTCTCCTGAGGTTGAGTCCAAGGACCGGCAGATCCTCTCCCTCCTGGCCGCTGACGGCCGGATGTCCTTCACCGACCTCGGCAAGGCGACCGACCTCTCCACCTCCGCGGTCCACCAGCGCGTCAAGCGGCTCGAGCAGCGCGGCCTGATCACCGGCTACGGCGCGACGGTCGACCACGACCAGCTCGGCCGCCCGCTCACCGCCTTCATCTCGATCACCCCGATCGACCCCTCCCAGCCCGACGACTACCCCGAACGGCTCGTCGGCATCCCCGAGATCGAGTCGTGCTGGTCCGTCGCCGGCGAGGAGTCCTACATCCTCAAGATCCGCGTCGCCACCCCCCGCGACCTCGAGGACCTCCTCGCCCGCATCCGCGGCGCCGCCAGCGTCTCCACCCGCACCACCATCGTGCTCTCCACGCCCTATGAGAACCGCCCCATCGGCTGA